From one Candidatus Thorarchaeota archaeon genomic stretch:
- the purB gene encoding adenylosuccinate lyase translates to MPICPIDYGRYGHRDMVSVFEEEHRHELWLRVEAAVARVQAEMGLIPHDAADDIAATAHPDRVTLERTLQIEAKNRHDVTALFEAIAEKCTGPGARWVHFGLTSNDVKDTALGLQLKAAFGVLLPQVDHLMDVLAARARESVNLIAVGRSHGQQAVPITYGIRFSVWLDEVRRHRTRLTAAIHTNSVGKIAGATGSHAALGVKGIELQRRVLQSLGLQVPVATTQIIQRDRLAEAVLALANLAASIDKMATDLRSLQRTEIAETYEPFAEDKQVGSSAMPHKRNPVTLEKICGLARVVRSHAAPALENVVSWEERDISHSSTERFIIPQSFILTDYIVREMTRVLEGLTIDEAAVARNLSLSKESILSEYVVTTLTQAGMERPKAHETLRRLSAAARTSNSSLLSVIAQDPETARLLGTTRLDIEAYYESIREVSRAIVDAATRRDQQSTATGGD, encoded by the coding sequence ATGCCCATCTGCCCGATTGACTACGGACGCTACGGACACCGTGACATGGTATCAGTGTTTGAGGAGGAGCACAGGCACGAGCTCTGGCTGAGAGTGGAGGCTGCTGTTGCGAGGGTTCAGGCAGAGATGGGGCTCATCCCGCATGATGCAGCAGACGACATTGCTGCCACAGCGCACCCTGACAGAGTGACTCTCGAGCGGACACTGCAGATTGAGGCCAAGAACCGGCACGATGTGACAGCTCTCTTCGAGGCCATAGCCGAGAAGTGCACGGGGCCCGGAGCAAGGTGGGTTCACTTTGGTCTCACAAGCAACGACGTCAAGGACACAGCGCTGGGGCTGCAGCTGAAAGCGGCCTTCGGTGTGCTTCTTCCACAGGTCGACCACCTAATGGATGTCCTTGCGGCGCGTGCCCGAGAGTCCGTCAATCTCATTGCGGTTGGCAGGTCACACGGTCAGCAGGCAGTGCCCATAACCTACGGCATCCGGTTTTCAGTGTGGCTAGACGAGGTCAGGCGTCACAGGACACGGCTCACAGCAGCGATACACACGAATTCAGTAGGCAAGATTGCTGGGGCCACTGGCAGCCATGCCGCCTTAGGAGTCAAGGGGATTGAGCTTCAACGAAGGGTCCTTCAGAGTCTCGGCTTACAGGTGCCTGTGGCCACCACTCAGATCATCCAGCGCGACCGGCTTGCGGAAGCAGTGCTAGCCCTCGCCAATCTGGCTGCTTCGATTGACAAGATGGCCACGGACCTGAGGAGCCTCCAGAGGACGGAGATAGCGGAGACCTACGAGCCCTTTGCGGAGGACAAGCAGGTGGGCTCGTCTGCCATGCCTCACAAGCGCAACCCGGTCACGCTTGAGAAGATCTGTGGCCTCGCCCGAGTGGTGCGCTCCCATGCGGCCCCTGCCTTAGAAAACGTGGTCAGCTGGGAGGAGAGAGACATCTCTCACTCATCGACGGAACGTTTCATCATTCCGCAGTCATTCATCCTGACCGACTACATCGTGCGCGAGATGACCCGCGTCCTTGAGGGGCTCACAATCGATGAGGCTGCGGTGGCACGCAATCTGTCACTGTCCAAGGAGTCCATTCTCAGCGAATACGTGGTCACCACCCTGACACAGGCAGGTATGGAGCGACCCAAGGCGCATGAGACCCTGAGGAGACTTTCTGCTGCAGCAAGGACCAGCAACTCAAGCCTACTCTCGGTCATCGCACAGGACCCAGAGACTGCAAGACTCCTCGGGACTACTCGGCTGGACATTGAGGCGTACTATGAGTCAATAAGAGAGGTCTCAAGGGCAATCGTCGATGCCGCAACTCGTCGTGACCAGCAGTCCACAGCGACCGGCGGTGATTGA
- a CDS encoding glycosyltransferase family 4 protein has translation MRERRRALRVLMVTPRFWPAIGGVEKHVERVCEELGRMNVESQVVTLSHSQGLRQGESRRGTVVHRLPFGSRLLAPFSLIMSGGLRAAVKSCDLVHFHDVVPLLLLYLPVRVLCPNRPFYATFHGLEADPVPFHWRFLRRLARCLVRRCICVGGFIATEYGIRCDTLTHGAVATSEAETEERSGAVFVGRIEPDTRLADYVHAIHTLNRRGREMRLTVCGSGSIADHVRQLAESLRVDAQFMGHVERPEAAVARSQVMFASGYMSCLEAMALGVPVVAIAATPLKMAYFKSLRAAGAPISIQTSLEGVVREVERILDNAALQREVSQRGRRFTSTSTWTELARTYLWLWTSPKNRPRRRSLPPVK, from the coding sequence TTGAGAGAACGAAGGAGAGCGCTGCGTGTCCTCATGGTCACGCCAAGGTTCTGGCCCGCCATAGGTGGCGTTGAGAAGCATGTGGAGAGAGTCTGCGAGGAACTGGGCAGGATGAATGTGGAGTCGCAGGTCGTCACGCTGAGCCACTCGCAAGGCCTCCGCCAGGGCGAGAGCAGGAGGGGCACTGTCGTCCACAGACTTCCGTTCGGCTCAAGGCTGCTAGCACCGTTCTCACTCATTATGTCAGGTGGGCTGCGTGCTGCAGTCAAGAGCTGCGATCTTGTCCACTTTCATGATGTTGTACCACTTCTTCTGCTCTATCTCCCAGTCCGTGTCCTGTGTCCGAACAGGCCGTTCTATGCCACCTTTCACGGTCTCGAGGCAGATCCCGTCCCATTCCACTGGAGGTTTCTCAGAAGGCTTGCCAGATGCCTAGTTCGAAGATGCATCTGCGTTGGCGGCTTCATTGCGACAGAGTATGGAATACGGTGCGACACGTTGACACATGGGGCGGTCGCTACATCCGAAGCAGAGACAGAGGAGAGGTCCGGAGCGGTCTTTGTTGGGCGCATAGAGCCAGACACCAGACTGGCGGACTATGTCCATGCCATTCATACTCTCAATAGGAGGGGAAGAGAGATGCGACTCACGGTCTGTGGCTCCGGCAGTATTGCAGACCATGTCAGACAGCTGGCTGAGTCGCTGAGGGTTGACGCGCAGTTCATGGGTCATGTTGAGAGGCCAGAGGCGGCAGTCGCAAGGTCGCAGGTCATGTTCGCATCAGGTTATATGTCATGCTTGGAGGCAATGGCACTAGGTGTGCCGGTCGTGGCCATTGCAGCAACCCCGCTCAAGATGGCATACTTCAAGTCGCTCAGAGCAGCCGGAGCACCAATCTCCATCCAGACGTCGCTGGAGGGAGTTGTCAGAGAGGTGGAACGCATCTTGGACAATGCAGCCCTGCAGAGAGAGGTCTCACAGAGAGGGCGCCGATTCACTTCTACCAGCACATGGACTGAACTGGCAAGGACTTACCTGTGGCTCTGGACCAGCCCAAAGAACAGGCCAAGAAGACGGTCGCTCCCACCTGTCAAGTGA
- a CDS encoding DUF86 domain-containing protein, whose translation MTVDVTVVRRRLERMLGEARVLRRFQAISYESFRNDDMATRTVERSLQVIAQAAIDIAGHIISQQRWGVPGEYREAVLTLQKQSVISDPLASELVHLVGMRNILVHGYLEVDLGLVHASIGPAIACVESFVRAIEKYLRESVETE comes from the coding sequence TTGACCGTTGACGTTACTGTGGTGAGAAGAAGGCTTGAGAGGATGCTTGGTGAAGCTCGAGTCCTACGCCGCTTTCAGGCCATCTCCTACGAATCATTCAGGAATGACGACATGGCAACGCGGACTGTTGAACGTTCGCTTCAGGTGATTGCGCAGGCTGCGATCGACATTGCTGGTCACATCATCTCTCAACAACGTTGGGGGGTTCCAGGCGAGTACCGGGAGGCCGTCTTAACGCTACAGAAACAGTCTGTCATATCGGATCCACTTGCCTCAGAGTTGGTCCACCTCGTCGGAATGCGCAACATTCTGGTTCATGGGTATCTAGAGGTTGATCTGGGACTTGTCCATGCCTCTATAGGTCCAGCCATTGCCTGTGTGGAGTCCTTTGTCAGAGCGATTGAAAAGTATCTTCGCGAGAGTGTCGAAACAGAGTAG
- a CDS encoding nucleotidyltransferase domain-containing protein, which yields MTAREINTDLRDNIVRRVLRLANTPVDFIVLFGSKARGDSGPDSDTDIALSVPALTSTERSRLRLLLTAEFNGPNVKVDIVTVEDVNWSLRFRISRDGVILYERKDGLWNAFVELVIARYPDYHQFETRILREMMGSV from the coding sequence ATGACGGCCCGAGAAATCAATACAGACCTGCGGGACAATATAGTGCGTCGCGTTCTAAGGCTTGCGAACACCCCAGTTGATTTCATAGTGCTCTTTGGTTCAAAGGCAAGAGGGGACTCAGGACCGGATAGCGACACTGACATTGCGTTATCTGTTCCGGCGCTCACGAGCACTGAACGGTCAAGGCTAAGACTTCTGTTGACTGCCGAGTTCAACGGTCCAAACGTAAAGGTGGACATCGTCACTGTTGAGGATGTGAACTGGTCACTCAGATTCAGGATATCTCGTGATGGTGTCATCCTCTATGAGCGCAAGGATGGGCTATGGAACGCGTTTGTAGAACTGGTCATTGCACGTTATCCGGACTATCACCAGTTCGAGACCAGAATCCTTCGCGAGATGATGGGGAGTGTGTGA